The uncultured Desulfuromonas sp. genome has a segment encoding these proteins:
- a CDS encoding NAD(+)/NADH kinase translates to MKSIGIYAKRTNPDAVDVARQLKGWLIERGIRVLVEKKLAADMGAAEGVPSRELPPLVDCIVVLGGDGTLISVARKVGNLGVPILGVNLGSLGFLTEIILDDLYDELQRVLNGDFEISDRIMLKAAVERQGERIAEYQVLNDVVINKGALARIIDMEVWVDDSYLTTFKADGLIVSSPTGSTAYNLAAGGPIVYPGLHCLVITPICAHTLTNRPIIVSDQSLIRIIMRFNEERVFFTADGQVGMALQAQDVVEIRKAEQCTRLIRSAKKDYFEVLRTKLRWGER, encoded by the coding sequence ATGAAATCAATAGGAATTTACGCCAAACGCACCAATCCGGACGCCGTGGATGTTGCCAGACAACTCAAAGGCTGGTTGATCGAACGGGGGATTCGGGTTCTGGTGGAAAAAAAACTGGCTGCGGATATGGGGGCTGCCGAGGGGGTACCCAGCCGTGAACTACCGCCTCTGGTCGATTGTATTGTCGTGCTTGGTGGTGACGGCACGCTGATTTCCGTGGCCCGTAAAGTGGGCAATCTGGGCGTGCCGATCCTTGGGGTCAATCTGGGTAGTCTGGGTTTTCTTACCGAGATTATTCTTGATGACCTTTACGATGAACTGCAGCGGGTACTTAACGGCGATTTTGAGATTTCCGATCGCATCATGCTGAAGGCGGCGGTTGAGCGCCAGGGTGAGCGTATCGCCGAATATCAGGTGCTCAATGACGTGGTGATCAACAAGGGCGCTCTGGCGCGGATCATCGATATGGAGGTGTGGGTTGATGACAGTTATCTGACCACCTTCAAGGCGGATGGCCTGATTGTCTCGTCACCAACGGGATCGACAGCCTACAACCTCGCTGCCGGGGGACCGATTGTCTATCCGGGACTGCACTGCCTGGTGATCACCCCGATCTGTGCGCATACGCTGACCAACCGACCGATTATTGTCTCGGATCAGTCGCTGATCCGTATCATCATGCGCTTCAACGAAGAGCGGGTGTTTTTTACCGCCGACGGCCAGGTAGGGATGGCCCTTCAGGCTCAGGACGTGGTGGAAATCCGCAAGGCCGAGCAATGTACCCGCCTGATTCGCAGCGCCAAGAAGGACTATTTTGAGGTGTTGCGCACCAAATTGCGCTGGGGAGAACGTTAA
- a CDS encoding replication-associated recombination protein A encodes MDLFSTTVSDDQTPLAERMRPQHLDEVVGQQHLLADGCPLRQIIETDQLSSLIFWGPPGTGKTTLAQVIAQSTRSRFVFFSAIMHGVKDIRHIVARAKEDRAMYGTRTILFVDEIHRFNKSQQDAFLPALEKGDLILIGATTENPSFEVNAALLSRARVFVLKPLQHDDIMLLLRRALSDPRGLADLKADISDPALEQLAQLAQGDARVALGNLQLVVETAQGQAIDETVVSQTLQQKALRYDKGAEEHYNVISAFIKSVRGSNPDGALYWLARMIEAGEDPLFIARRLVILAAEDIGNADPRGLQLAVAAQQAVHFVGMPEGRIILAQATTYLASAPKSNASYMGIDTALAEVRRSGPLEVPLHLRNAPTKLMKALDYGKDYQYAHNDPSGFIVQDYLPEQLRGTQYYHPVDRGYEKVMAERLAFYRQQAEQPDEEES; translated from the coding sequence ATGGACCTGTTTTCCACCACTGTCAGCGATGATCAGACTCCGCTTGCCGAACGGATGCGGCCACAACACCTTGATGAGGTGGTGGGCCAGCAACATCTGCTCGCTGACGGCTGCCCGTTGCGTCAGATCATTGAAACCGACCAGCTCAGTTCGCTGATCTTCTGGGGCCCTCCCGGCACCGGAAAAACCACCCTGGCCCAGGTGATCGCCCAGAGTACGCGCAGCCGTTTCGTGTTTTTTTCCGCCATTATGCATGGCGTCAAGGACATCCGCCATATTGTCGCGCGCGCCAAAGAGGATCGCGCCATGTACGGCACGCGGACCATTCTGTTTGTCGATGAAATTCACCGCTTCAACAAATCTCAGCAGGATGCCTTTTTGCCGGCTCTGGAAAAAGGCGATCTGATCCTCATCGGCGCCACCACGGAAAATCCATCCTTTGAGGTCAATGCCGCCCTGCTCTCCCGTGCCCGGGTATTTGTCCTTAAGCCGCTGCAGCACGATGATATTATGTTGCTGCTGCGCCGTGCCCTGAGTGATCCACGCGGGCTGGCGGATCTCAAAGCCGATATTTCCGACCCCGCCCTGGAGCAGCTGGCTCAACTGGCTCAGGGCGATGCCCGTGTGGCCCTGGGCAATCTGCAACTGGTGGTGGAAACCGCCCAGGGTCAGGCCATTGATGAAACGGTGGTCTCCCAGACATTGCAGCAAAAGGCGCTGCGTTACGACAAAGGCGCGGAAGAGCATTACAACGTCATTTCCGCATTTATCAAAAGTGTGCGCGGCTCTAACCCGGATGGTGCCCTGTACTGGCTGGCACGGATGATTGAAGCGGGCGAAGATCCGCTGTTTATTGCCCGCCGCCTGGTAATTCTCGCTGCGGAAGACATCGGCAATGCCGACCCGCGCGGCCTGCAACTGGCTGTGGCCGCCCAGCAGGCGGTTCATTTCGTCGGCATGCCGGAGGGACGCATTATTCTCGCCCAGGCCACCACCTACCTGGCCTCGGCACCGAAAAGCAATGCCTCTTACATGGGGATTGATACCGCCCTGGCCGAAGTGCGCCGCAGCGGCCCGCTGGAGGTCCCTCTCCATCTGCGCAACGCACCGACCAAGCTGATGAAAGCGTTGGATTACGGCAAAGACTATCAATACGCCCACAACGATCCGAGCGGCTTTATTGTCCAGGACTATCTTCCCGAACAGTTGCGCGGAACGCAGTACTATCATCCGGTGGATCGCGGTTATGAAAAGGTGATGGCGGAACGTCTGGCGTTTTATCGGCAACAGGCCGAGCAACCGGATGAGGAAGAGTCATGA
- the yidD gene encoding membrane protein insertion efficiency factor YidD has protein sequence MKWRWHERFITIALFSLLLPALSCAEKGDWPDWPEHAHNGFVHHPQPASSQDDTLNPLVQGIRFFQRYISVVDSPRCPMYPTCSAYALQALDKHGPALGTFITVDRLLHETNPLEQTMPLSGFERERFYDPLSRNDFWLSAKE, from the coding sequence ATGAAGTGGCGCTGGCATGAACGATTCATCACCATTGCACTGTTCAGTCTGCTTTTACCCGCGCTTTCTTGCGCTGAGAAAGGTGATTGGCCGGACTGGCCTGAGCATGCGCATAACGGTTTTGTCCATCACCCACAGCCCGCGTCATCACAGGACGACACCCTCAATCCACTGGTGCAGGGTATCCGTTTTTTTCAGCGCTATATTTCCGTGGTCGACAGTCCGCGCTGCCCCATGTATCCCACCTGCTCAGCCTATGCTCTGCAGGCCCTGGACAAACACGGTCCGGCCCTGGGAACGTTTATTACCGTGGACCGTCTGCTGCATGAAACCAATCCGCTGGAGCAGACCATGCCGTTGAGTGGCTTTGAACGTGAACGATTTTACGACCCACTGAGCCGCAATGATTTCTGGTTATCAGCGAAAGAGTGA